DNA from Leptospira mayottensis 200901116:
TCAGAAGGAATTTCGTCTTAGGACTCAATTACGAAGTGAAGTGAAAATTTTCATCGAAGAATGTTCAGCTTTTCTTGCCGAGTATCCGGTGAAGGTTTTTTGTCATAGAGATTTTCACGGAAGAAATCTTTTGATCAATTCTGGAAATCAAATTTGTATGATTGATTTTCAGGATGCGAGGATGGGGACTCCCTTTTACGATCTTTCAAGTATTCTTTACGATGCATACAGACCGATTTCTTTCGGAATGAGGCAAGGGCTCTATCAGCTTTTTTTAAAGCTTAGCGAGCAGAACTTTCCGAGATTCAAGGAATGTTATTATATCCAGTGTCTTCAACGTTCTTACAAAGCGCTCGGCTCTTACTTTTATTTGGTGGCCGATAAGAAGATGGACAAATACAGAATGAGTGTTTTAAACGCGCTCGATAATCTTTTGGAAGTCGTTCAAGCCGGTTTGTTTCCGGATCAACTCTATGTGTTCTTTTATCTGTTAAAAGAAGAACTTTTGTCCAATTCTTTATTTATGAAAGGAATAAAACGATGAAGGATCCGTTTTGAAATTTTTTATTCCCGCGGCCGGTTTCGGAACAAGAATGAAGGAGCTGACAAAAAA
Protein-coding regions in this window:
- a CDS encoding aminoglycoside phosphotransferase family protein codes for the protein MHTSVSLTDQELKFLDLSGKHPQKIYPITSEASDRKYFRVVYPDRTLILCKDVRFQYDFVEIADFLGQEQFVVPEILKKDLIHFLILMTDCGEKDLTSVTDDLEYREWLVKSIEILVRLQKTNPVPPVSSREFDLEKFEFESTFTYSNYLKLQKEFRLRTQLRSEVKIFIEECSAFLAEYPVKVFCHRDFHGRNLLINSGNQICMIDFQDARMGTPFYDLSSILYDAYRPISFGMRQGLYQLFLKLSEQNFPRFKECYYIQCLQRSYKALGSYFYLVADKKMDKYRMSVLNALDNLLEVVQAGLFPDQLYVFFYLLKEELLSNSLFMKGIKR